A single genomic interval of uncultured Pseudodesulfovibrio sp. harbors:
- a CDS encoding ATP-binding protein → MSDFSYDNLGICYWNGSMGPLNIGVVGAGPGFKVLLDIIYGEAFREFLPEMKLIALSQVEDEGDFKGAVSVPIYSSFEAMFAHHPEINLVVEMTGSLQTLMQIRRSLDATVSLMDHREVVFFCGLHDMALVKGNYMNHLVHQRTLIQSIIDEIREDIFLLDKRGVLVDLNRTVWQRAGVSRKEFIGKPCWHAARLRDGSVFCNRLDPACPFFKTLQSGAKEETLVTRVNGDGLLQYYRLYSYPIFDIRGNMSHVMVMHRDITARTHREKFQQKRDKFAVIGEMSTYLAHEIRNPLLAVGGFANSLMKSSDLKERDREKVQIIVEETKRLDRMLSNMLRFARPSRTAQGAVDICAICRDVAELMAIGYGKRGYYIKVNVSTVLPMVMGEADALKQCVVNLVKNAIEAMPEGGEIKLDLALSKSGDVTVKVIDTGVGMNEHEQDKAFNPFFSTKEDGSGLGLAMIKKIVEEYGGTVVLTSKVGEGTTVVLRLPPALDVEGNKNTDDSVQ, encoded by the coding sequence ATGAGTGATTTTTCTTACGATAACCTGGGTATTTGTTACTGGAATGGTTCCATGGGACCTTTGAATATCGGTGTCGTTGGCGCGGGGCCGGGATTCAAGGTCCTTCTGGACATCATCTATGGAGAGGCCTTTCGGGAATTCCTGCCGGAAATGAAGTTGATTGCCTTGAGTCAGGTTGAGGACGAGGGTGATTTTAAAGGAGCTGTTTCGGTTCCGATATACTCCTCGTTCGAGGCGATGTTCGCACATCACCCGGAAATTAATCTGGTTGTCGAGATGACCGGAAGTCTTCAGACGCTGATGCAGATCAGGCGGTCTCTGGATGCCACTGTCTCCCTCATGGACCATCGGGAGGTCGTCTTTTTCTGCGGCCTTCACGATATGGCTCTGGTCAAGGGAAATTACATGAATCATCTGGTTCATCAGCGGACACTGATTCAGTCCATCATTGATGAGATCAGGGAGGATATCTTCCTGCTCGACAAACGAGGTGTGCTTGTTGATTTGAACCGGACCGTATGGCAGCGGGCGGGTGTTTCCAGAAAGGAATTCATAGGAAAGCCCTGCTGGCATGCCGCACGTTTGAGGGATGGGTCGGTTTTCTGCAACAGGCTCGATCCTGCCTGTCCGTTCTTCAAGACGTTGCAGAGCGGCGCAAAGGAAGAGACGCTCGTTACCCGTGTGAACGGTGACGGTCTGTTGCAGTATTATCGGTTGTATTCCTATCCCATTTTCGACATACGCGGAAACATGTCGCATGTGATGGTCATGCACCGGGACATTACGGCCCGGACCCATCGTGAGAAGTTTCAGCAGAAGCGCGACAAGTTCGCTGTCATCGGCGAAATGTCGACGTATCTGGCTCATGAAATCCGAAATCCGTTGCTGGCAGTCGGAGGGTTTGCCAATTCTCTCATGAAATCCTCGGATTTGAAGGAAAGGGACAGGGAGAAAGTGCAGATTATCGTTGAGGAAACCAAACGTCTGGACCGGATGCTTTCCAATATGCTTCGTTTTGCCCGTCCGTCACGGACAGCGCAGGGCGCGGTTGATATCTGTGCCATTTGCAGGGATGTGGCCGAGTTGATGGCTATCGGATACGGGAAACGGGGGTACTACATAAAGGTCAACGTTTCCACGGTTCTTCCCATGGTCATGGGCGAAGCGGATGCATTGAAGCAGTGTGTGGTGAATCTGGTCAAGAATGCCATAGAGGCCATGCCTGAAGGTGGCGAAATCAAGCTTGATCTTGCTCTTTCCAAGAGCGGAGACGTGACGGTGAAGGTCATTGATACCGGAGTCGGCATGAATGAGCATGAGCAGGACAAGGCTTTCAATCCGTTCTTTTCGACAAAGGAAGACGGGAGTGGGCTTGGCTTGGCAATGATAAAGAAGATTGTTGAGGAATATG